One segment of Akkermansiaceae bacterium DNA contains the following:
- the nuoL gene encoding NADH-quinone oxidoreductase subunit L, with product MENLPWFLLLLPIASAAIIQFGLKRSALASSALSTLSVVVTFGIACSLLGSTAEADHSWIKAGSFELGIGYKLDQLATGMMIVVTGIGMLVHIFSLGYMKDDEAKARYFGGLSLFMFSMTGIVMASNFIMMFIFWELVGLSSYLLIGHWYQKDSAADAAKKAFLANRVGDFGFMIGILMLWGIMGTVVFADMDGSKFSPFYTCLTGTIILLVFCGAIGKSAQLPLHVWLPDAMEGPTPVSALIHAATMVAAGVYMMARLFFSLDITPENAGFIGFAPQVIAWVGGITALLAALMATQQNDIKKILAYSTLSQLGYMVMAVGLIAPEAGMFHLFTHAWFKALLFLGSGAVIYACHHEQDIWKMGGLLKKMPVTAISFLVGTAALTAVPFTSGFYSKEGILHAAEHAHNQPLFWLAVAVAALTTFYMLRLFFVAFLGKSRDHGAEKAKEVPVVMWLPLAALGAMAIVAPWISSAILPIASGWDLNLHFMPPMGTAFYASIGAFVLGAIAAFVLYFGKDKDPLNIPLFRNKFYLDEIYAWLIKIFQDAFAAIVHFFDEFLINGMIVGGLSRSATGIGNVFRRYAQSGSLSGYAFLMAVGVLLVIYFTVFAS from the coding sequence ATGGAAAATCTTCCCTGGTTCTTACTTCTCCTGCCAATCGCGAGTGCTGCGATTATTCAGTTTGGGCTGAAACGTAGTGCGTTGGCGTCCTCTGCGCTGTCGACGCTCTCGGTGGTCGTGACCTTCGGCATTGCCTGCTCGTTACTTGGCTCTACGGCCGAGGCTGATCACTCGTGGATCAAAGCCGGAAGTTTTGAACTCGGAATCGGCTACAAGCTCGACCAGCTGGCAACCGGTATGATGATTGTGGTGACCGGCATTGGTATGCTGGTTCACATTTTCTCGCTTGGCTATATGAAGGATGACGAGGCGAAAGCGCGTTACTTTGGTGGCCTGTCGCTGTTTATGTTCTCCATGACCGGCATCGTAATGGCTTCGAACTTCATTATGATGTTTATCTTCTGGGAGTTGGTTGGTCTATCCTCCTACCTGCTCATCGGTCACTGGTATCAGAAGGACTCTGCGGCTGATGCGGCGAAAAAGGCGTTCCTGGCCAACCGGGTGGGTGACTTCGGCTTTATGATCGGCATCCTGATGCTCTGGGGGATCATGGGCACGGTGGTATTTGCCGATATGGACGGAAGCAAGTTCTCACCGTTCTACACCTGCCTGACAGGAACCATTATCCTTCTCGTTTTCTGTGGTGCCATCGGCAAATCCGCCCAGCTTCCGCTGCACGTCTGGCTGCCTGATGCGATGGAAGGTCCGACTCCTGTTTCCGCACTGATCCACGCCGCCACCATGGTCGCGGCGGGTGTCTACATGATGGCACGGCTGTTTTTCTCATTGGACATCACGCCGGAAAACGCCGGATTCATCGGGTTTGCTCCACAGGTCATTGCCTGGGTGGGCGGCATCACCGCCCTGCTGGCGGCACTCATGGCGACGCAGCAGAACGACATCAAGAAAATCCTCGCCTATTCCACCCTTTCCCAGCTCGGATACATGGTGATGGCTGTCGGCCTGATCGCCCCGGAAGCCGGAATGTTCCATCTGTTTACCCACGCATGGTTCAAGGCCCTGCTTTTCCTTGGCTCCGGCGCTGTGATCTATGCCTGCCACCATGAACAGGACATCTGGAAAATGGGTGGACTGCTCAAGAAAATGCCGGTCACTGCGATCTCCTTCCTGGTCGGAACCGCTGCCTTGACCGCTGTCCCGTTTACTTCCGGTTTCTATTCCAAGGAAGGTATTCTCCACGCAGCGGAACATGCACACAACCAGCCCTTGTTCTGGCTGGCTGTCGCCGTCGCCGCACTCACTACATTCTACATGCTGCGATTGTTCTTTGTCGCATTCCTCGGAAAATCACGCGACCACGGAGCTGAGAAAGCGAAGGAGGTGCCGGTTGTCATGTGGCTGCCTCTGGCTGCTTTGGGTGCCATGGCCATTGTTGCACCATGGATTTCCTCAGCCATCCTGCCGATTGCCAGTGGCTGGGATCTGAACCTGCATTTCATGCCTCCGATGGGCACAGCATTCTACGCTTCCATAGGGGCTTTTGTTCTGGGTGCCATTGCCGCCTTTGTTCTTTATTTTGGCAAGGACAAAGACCCGCTCAACATCCCCCTGTTCCGCAACAAGTTCTACCTCGACGAAATCTATGCGTGGCTGATCAAGATTTTCCAGGACGCCTTTGCAGCCATCGTGCATTTCTTTGATGAGTTTCTTATCAATGGTATGATCGTTGGCGGCCTTTCACGGTCCGCCACTGGCATTGGTAATGTGTTCCGCCGTTATGCCCAGTCCGGTAGCCTCAGTGGCTATGCCTTCCTGATGGCTGTGGGTGTGTTGCTTGTCATCTACTTCACCGTTTTCGCCTCCTAA
- a CDS encoding NADH-quinone oxidoreductase subunit M, with amino-acid sequence MDLLLLPALILIPLVAGVAILLGAPAQRTALAAAVLNVAASLYPLITYWKTQCDCWDWGFQVLSNPEINLRLGFASGASAVMLALSVIVTLAAVHSGKCPEGRERLWYSSSLFIAAGAIGAFLSSDVFFFYAFHELALIPTFLMIGILGRGDRKATAWKITIYLAFGSIVLLAGLILAVTQMPSWSIADLTAAPRHQNEIALLLIIGFGTLVSLFPFHSWAASAYASAPAPVAMLHAGVLKKFGLYGLLVIGMKVAPDGMLHWLPWICVLLLGNIIWVGLVTINQKRLDLMLGNSSVMHMGYIFLAVAALSANPENSIAEPAAVLLMFAHGISIALLFSLASVIERKTGTLEISQLGGLAKTAPALAFVFGLAGMASIGLPGLANFAGEIMVFFAGFADWKPADGLGWVQVTTIIALWGVVLGAVYMLRAYRNTFQGPLVKATESASDIGLSEKIPTYFLAATLLVVGVYPHIILQFL; translated from the coding sequence ATGGATCTACTACTACTTCCCGCATTGATCTTGATCCCGCTTGTAGCAGGCGTGGCCATCTTGCTGGGTGCACCGGCGCAACGCACAGCCTTGGCTGCGGCAGTGCTCAATGTGGCCGCCAGCCTCTATCCTCTGATCACGTATTGGAAAACGCAGTGTGATTGCTGGGATTGGGGATTCCAGGTGCTCAGCAATCCGGAAATCAACCTCCGACTCGGTTTTGCATCGGGTGCCAGCGCAGTGATGCTCGCCCTGTCTGTGATTGTGACACTAGCCGCTGTGCACTCTGGCAAATGCCCTGAGGGCAGGGAAAGGCTCTGGTATTCCAGTTCCCTCTTCATCGCAGCGGGAGCCATCGGTGCCTTCCTCTCGTCCGATGTCTTTTTCTTCTACGCCTTCCACGAACTGGCGCTGATCCCGACATTCCTGATGATCGGTATCCTTGGGCGGGGCGACCGCAAGGCTACGGCATGGAAAATCACCATCTACCTTGCGTTTGGATCGATTGTCTTGCTCGCCGGCCTCATCCTGGCCGTCACCCAGATGCCGTCGTGGTCGATTGCCGACCTCACCGCCGCCCCCAGGCATCAGAATGAAATCGCCCTGCTCCTGATCATCGGTTTTGGAACCCTGGTTTCCCTGTTCCCCTTCCACAGCTGGGCGGCTTCTGCTTATGCGAGCGCCCCTGCTCCCGTCGCGATGTTACACGCGGGTGTGCTGAAAAAGTTCGGACTGTATGGCTTGTTAGTGATCGGGATGAAAGTAGCCCCCGACGGCATGCTGCACTGGCTGCCATGGATCTGTGTCCTCCTCCTCGGAAACATCATCTGGGTCGGACTGGTGACGATCAACCAGAAACGCCTTGACCTGATGTTGGGTAACTCCTCCGTGATGCACATGGGGTATATTTTCCTCGCCGTTGCAGCTCTTTCGGCCAACCCGGAAAACAGCATCGCCGAACCCGCCGCCGTGCTGCTGATGTTTGCGCACGGAATTTCCATCGCCCTGCTGTTCTCACTGGCCTCGGTGATCGAAAGAAAAACCGGCACACTCGAAATCTCCCAGCTCGGCGGACTGGCCAAAACGGCTCCTGCACTCGCGTTTGTGTTCGGACTCGCCGGCATGGCATCGATCGGCCTGCCCGGCCTCGCCAACTTCGCGGGTGAAATCATGGTGTTCTTTGCTGGCTTTGCCGATTGGAAACCTGCCGACGGCCTGGGCTGGGTGCAGGTCACCACCATCATCGCGCTTTGGGGGGTGGTGCTGGGCGCTGTTTACATGCTACGCGCCTACCGAAACACCTTCCAAGGCCCCCTGGTCAAAGCAACCGAAAGTGCCAGCGACATCGGCCTTTCTGAGAAAATCCCCACCTATTTCCTCGCCGCTACTTTGTTAGTGGTGGGCGTTTATCCTCATATCATTCTTCAATTTCTATAG
- a CDS encoding NADH-quinone oxidoreductase subunit N, translating into MQPHIIEFITVGFGLVLLMFEAFSNGNKSRIGLIAAGGLAVILAMLFCPAPEGYAVPGWMERFYGDSAVARFYKIIAVVSTILVLLMAVDFHKVLSKFTTGDDTGSGTGEFYCLPVFACAGLMWMASARDLVSIFVALELVTITFYVMVAYMRRNVGSVEAGVKYLILGALSTGFLVYGIAWIYGSLGTTDVSLFTSVLAEGKFNHTYLLFGIALILIALGFKVGAVPMQLWIPDVYQGAPTPVTAYLSVASKAAGFLVLMTIIEPFLAADATSSSVTLILLVMTGATLVYGNLSAISQSNFKRLLAYSSIAHAGFLLMGVASVGFTAVSFYLGTYLLMTFAAFYVLALIRAEEESDEIDAFDGLGTRNPVLAIALTIAMAALAGVPLTAGFWGKFLIFKSAITAEVSWWLIGIAFVSVAAGFYYYLKVVKAMYWNAPRNEKAIAVPTITMVVLAALTIAIVFLGVYPQPILDLLR; encoded by the coding sequence ATGCAACCGCACATCATCGAATTCATCACCGTTGGCTTTGGTCTCGTCCTACTCATGTTCGAGGCGTTTTCCAACGGAAACAAATCACGTATCGGACTGATCGCGGCCGGAGGTCTGGCAGTGATTCTAGCTATGCTGTTCTGCCCGGCACCCGAGGGATACGCCGTCCCAGGATGGATGGAGCGTTTTTACGGCGACAGTGCTGTCGCCCGGTTCTACAAAATCATCGCCGTGGTCAGCACTATCCTGGTGTTGTTGATGGCGGTGGATTTCCACAAGGTTCTATCCAAGTTCACCACGGGTGACGACACCGGCTCTGGAACTGGAGAATTTTACTGCCTCCCCGTATTTGCCTGCGCGGGTCTGATGTGGATGGCATCGGCCAGGGACCTGGTTTCAATCTTTGTCGCCCTCGAGCTGGTGACGATCACCTTCTACGTAATGGTCGCCTACATGCGCCGCAACGTGGGCTCGGTGGAAGCTGGTGTTAAGTATCTCATCCTTGGAGCACTCTCCACGGGTTTTCTCGTGTATGGAATCGCATGGATCTATGGATCGTTGGGCACGACTGATGTCTCACTTTTCACCAGCGTTCTAGCAGAAGGAAAATTCAACCACACTTATTTGCTGTTTGGAATCGCACTCATCCTCATTGCGCTTGGATTCAAGGTGGGTGCCGTCCCGATGCAGCTCTGGATACCAGATGTCTACCAAGGCGCCCCTACCCCGGTTACCGCCTACCTTTCCGTCGCTTCAAAAGCCGCGGGATTCCTCGTATTGATGACTATCATTGAACCCTTCCTGGCCGCCGATGCCACAAGTTCATCGGTGACTCTTATTCTTTTGGTGATGACCGGAGCTACGTTGGTCTATGGCAACCTGTCTGCGATTTCCCAGAGTAACTTCAAACGACTTCTCGCCTACTCATCCATCGCCCATGCAGGCTTCCTGCTCATGGGCGTGGCCTCCGTAGGTTTTACCGCAGTGAGTTTCTACCTGGGCACCTACCTGCTGATGACATTCGCCGCATTCTACGTGCTTGCGTTGATCCGTGCTGAGGAGGAAAGCGACGAAATTGATGCCTTTGACGGACTCGGAACAAGGAACCCGGTTCTTGCGATTGCCTTGACGATTGCCATGGCCGCTCTGGCAGGCGTCCCTCTTACTGCCGGGTTCTGGGGTAAGTTCCTTATTTTCAAATCAGCCATCACAGCCGAAGTCAGCTGGTGGTTGATCGGCATCGCCTTTGTCAGTGTGGCCGCGGGGTTCTACTACTACTTAAAAGTGGTCAAGGCGATGTATTGGAATGCGCCACGGAATGAGAAGGCGATAGCTGTTCCGACGATCACCATGGTGGTTCTTGCCGCGCTGACCATTGCGATTGTCTTTCTGGGTGTTTACCCGCAGCCGATTCTTGACCTGCTACGGTAG
- a CDS encoding DUF1427 family protein — protein MNVVLLSLVTGLVVGILFTALKLPVPAPNALAGVMGIVGIYLGSEIWSYIHKLFS, from the coding sequence ATTAACGTCGTTCTGCTCTCTCTCGTTACCGGACTAGTCGTCGGTATTCTTTTTACAGCCCTCAAACTCCCGGTCCCGGCACCGAATGCCTTGGCAGGGGTGATGGGCATAGTGGGCATCTACCTTGGTTCTGAAATCTGGTCCTACATTCATAAACTTTTCTCTTAA
- the deoA gene encoding thymidine phosphorylase produces the protein MLPQEIIRRKRDGLTLTDREVQFFSNGIADGSISEGQIAAFAMAVFFQGMSPGEAAALTLAMRDTGDVLVWENENLPGPIIDKHSTGGVGDGVSLMLGPLLAACGGYVPMISGRGLGHTGGTLDKLDSIPGYNSTPDTALFKKTVRECGVAIIGQTGDLAPADKRFYATRDITATVESIPLITASILSKKFAAGLDCLVMDVKTGSGAFMPTHDDSVALARSIVDIGNAAGVKTSALITDMNQPLGSTAGNAVEVREAIDFLTHEKQNPRLLQVVFALCTELLMLGELADNPADAHAMLECELASGRAAERLGNMVHSLGGPSDLIEHPDKYLAKASVVKAVQSAETGYVSAIDTRALGMAVVELGGGRKRTEDDIDPAVGLTDFITVGETTDRPLATIHARSEADWEQAAEKIKAAVTVSDHAPDALPVIYQTISPE, from the coding sequence ATGCTCCCCCAGGAAATCATCCGAAGAAAACGTGATGGGCTTACACTGACCGACCGGGAAGTTCAGTTTTTCTCGAATGGGATAGCCGACGGCTCGATCAGCGAAGGGCAGATTGCCGCCTTTGCCATGGCTGTCTTTTTCCAGGGCATGTCCCCCGGAGAAGCCGCAGCCCTCACCCTGGCAATGCGTGACACGGGTGACGTGCTTGTTTGGGAAAACGAAAACCTCCCCGGTCCGATTATTGATAAACATTCAACCGGTGGCGTTGGCGACGGGGTTTCGCTCATGCTCGGCCCCCTGCTCGCGGCATGCGGCGGCTATGTCCCGATGATTTCGGGTCGGGGGCTTGGACACACCGGAGGAACGCTCGACAAGCTGGATTCGATTCCGGGATACAACTCCACGCCGGATACCGCTCTGTTTAAAAAAACCGTGCGGGAATGTGGTGTCGCGATCATCGGCCAAACCGGAGATCTCGCGCCCGCCGACAAGCGGTTTTATGCCACCCGCGACATCACCGCCACCGTGGAGTCAATCCCGCTGATCACCGCGTCTATTCTCTCAAAAAAATTCGCCGCAGGTCTCGATTGCCTGGTCATGGATGTCAAAACCGGCTCCGGTGCCTTTATGCCTACCCACGACGACTCGGTGGCACTGGCACGGAGCATCGTCGATATTGGCAATGCGGCGGGGGTGAAAACCAGCGCCCTGATCACCGACATGAACCAGCCACTCGGCTCGACGGCGGGTAATGCGGTCGAGGTGCGCGAGGCGATCGATTTCCTCACCCACGAAAAACAAAACCCTCGCCTGCTGCAAGTGGTGTTCGCCCTCTGCACCGAACTCCTCATGCTCGGCGAACTCGCCGACAACCCGGCGGATGCGCACGCCATGTTAGAATGCGAACTGGCAAGCGGCAGGGCGGCGGAACGGTTGGGCAACATGGTGCATTCCCTGGGTGGACCAAGTGACCTGATAGAGCACCCGGACAAGTATCTCGCCAAGGCCAGCGTGGTGAAAGCCGTGCAGTCCGCCGAAACCGGCTACGTCTCCGCCATCGACACCCGGGCCCTGGGCATGGCGGTGGTCGAGCTAGGTGGAGGACGTAAGCGAACGGAAGACGACATCGACCCGGCTGTCGGATTGACCGACTTCATCACAGTGGGTGAAACAACGGACCGACCGCTGGCGACGATCCACGCCCGCAGTGAGGCCGACTGGGAACAGGCGGCGGAAAAAATAAAAGCCGCGGTCACCGTGTCGGACCACGCCCCGGACGCACTGCCCGTGATTTACCAAACCATTTCCCCTGAGTGA
- a CDS encoding phosphopentomutase, translated as MWLVLDSLGIGSAADAEKFGDAGADTLGHIARHFSQQGEALHLPNMASLGLLHAYRTSTGVFPDSMTAPDSLLGSHACAREISSGKDTPSGHWEMAGVPALWDWGYFHDHENSFPQKILDQIVSRSGIPGYLGNCHASGTEIIARLGGEHMRTGKPILYTSADSVFQIACHEESFGLKNLYQLCKICREILEPLNIGRVIARPFTGSSAENFQRTGNRHDYALEPPSPTVLQKLVDAGGTVIGVGKIGDIFAHTGMSEEIRASGHEALWKETMSAMDRAPEKSIVMTNFVDFDAVYGHRRDPQGYGEALEEFDRQLPLLFEKMNVHDLLILTADHGNDPTWKGTDHTREHVPILLYQKNTHPADLGLRNTFADIAQTIARIFQLSPFNHGEQLIDE; from the coding sequence ATCTGGCTTGTCCTCGATTCCCTCGGTATCGGGTCGGCTGCCGATGCGGAAAAGTTTGGCGACGCCGGCGCGGACACCCTGGGCCACATCGCGCGGCATTTCTCTCAACAAGGCGAAGCGCTGCACTTACCCAACATGGCGTCCCTCGGCCTGCTTCACGCCTACCGCACGAGCACCGGGGTCTTTCCCGATAGCATGACCGCTCCGGACTCCTTGTTAGGAAGCCACGCCTGCGCCAGGGAAATTTCATCGGGCAAGGATACTCCGAGCGGCCACTGGGAAATGGCGGGTGTCCCCGCACTCTGGGACTGGGGGTATTTCCACGACCATGAGAACTCTTTTCCCCAGAAAATACTCGATCAGATTGTCAGCCGATCCGGCATCCCCGGATACCTCGGCAACTGCCACGCCTCCGGCACGGAAATCATCGCCCGGCTCGGCGGGGAACACATGCGCACCGGCAAACCGATCCTCTACACCTCCGCCGACAGCGTCTTCCAGATCGCCTGCCACGAGGAAAGCTTTGGACTGAAAAACCTCTATCAACTTTGCAAAATCTGCCGTGAGATCCTGGAACCGCTGAACATCGGCAGGGTGATTGCGCGGCCATTCACCGGCAGCTCCGCGGAAAACTTCCAGCGCACCGGCAACCGCCACGATTACGCCTTGGAGCCCCCCAGCCCGACCGTGCTGCAGAAACTGGTCGATGCCGGCGGCACGGTGATCGGCGTGGGGAAAATCGGCGACATCTTCGCCCACACCGGCATGAGCGAGGAGATCCGCGCATCCGGCCACGAGGCGCTATGGAAAGAAACCATGTCGGCGATGGATCGGGCTCCGGAAAAAAGCATCGTCATGACCAACTTCGTCGATTTCGACGCCGTTTACGGCCACCGCCGCGACCCCCAGGGCTACGGCGAAGCACTGGAAGAATTTGATCGCCAACTGCCTCTGTTATTTGAAAAAATGAATGTCCACGACTTACTCATCCTCACCGCTGACCACGGCAACGACCCCACCTGGAAAGGCACCGACCACACCCGCGAGCACGTCCCGATTTTACTCTATCAGAAAAACACACACCCCGCAGATCTAGGCCTCCGCAACACCTTCGCCGACATCGCCCAAACCATCGCCCGAATTTTCCAGCTCTCCCCCTTCAACCATGGAGAGCAATTGATTGACGAGTGA
- a CDS encoding four helix bundle protein gives MKQKKPQDLEDRLIDFSIRVIKVIESLPNSKAGNHISGQLLRSGTSPAPNYGEAQSAESRKDFIHKMKISLKELRESLIWLKIIERKPLCNPSKLTKIMQECDELISIFVTSVKTAEHGKS, from the coding sequence ATGAAACAAAAAAAACCACAGGATCTGGAGGATCGACTGATCGATTTTTCCATACGCGTTATCAAGGTTATAGAATCACTACCTAATTCAAAAGCTGGAAATCACATCTCGGGACAGCTACTCAGGTCAGGAACCTCGCCTGCACCCAATTACGGTGAAGCCCAAAGCGCGGAATCACGGAAAGATTTCATCCATAAAATGAAGATTTCCCTCAAGGAGCTTCGTGAATCATTGATCTGGCTCAAGATCATTGAAAGGAAACCATTGTGCAATCCGAGCAAACTAACAAAAATCATGCAAGAGTGCGACGAACTCATCTCCATCTTCGTCACCAGCGTCAAAACCGCCGAGCATGGCAAGTCCTGA
- the deoD gene encoding purine-nucleoside phosphorylase, producing the protein MTPHIHAQPGDFAATCLLPGDPLRAQYIAETFLTNVRQVNTVRNMLGFTGSFQGTPVSVMGSGMGIPSISIYAKELITEYGVKNLIRVGSCGAVSPDVKVRDVLIGMGASTDSAVNRQRFQGHDYAAIASYPLLKALNDAAAELGIPVTNGNMFSADLFYSPNPSMFDTMEKMNILGIEMEAAGLYGIATEYGAHAAAICTVSDHIRTGEATTAAERQSSFEEMMHIALEATKLIHANPTIA; encoded by the coding sequence ATGACTCCCCACATCCATGCCCAGCCCGGCGACTTCGCCGCCACCTGCCTGCTTCCCGGCGACCCCCTGCGGGCGCAGTACATTGCCGAAACCTTTCTCACCAATGTCAGGCAGGTGAACACGGTGCGCAACATGCTCGGCTTCACCGGCAGCTTCCAGGGCACGCCGGTCTCCGTCATGGGCAGCGGCATGGGTATCCCGTCGATTTCCATCTACGCCAAGGAGTTGATCACTGAGTACGGCGTAAAAAACCTGATTCGCGTGGGAAGCTGCGGTGCTGTTAGTCCTGATGTCAAAGTGCGCGATGTACTTATCGGCATGGGGGCAAGCACGGATTCGGCGGTGAATCGTCAGCGGTTTCAAGGCCACGACTACGCAGCCATCGCCAGCTATCCGCTGCTGAAAGCCCTTAATGACGCGGCAGCGGAACTGGGTATCCCCGTGACCAACGGCAATATGTTTTCAGCCGACCTTTTTTACTCACCGAACCCCTCGATGTTCGATACGATGGAAAAGATGAATATTCTCGGTATTGAGATGGAGGCAGCGGGCTTGTATGGCATCGCGACCGAATACGGTGCGCATGCAGCGGCCATCTGCACGGTGTCCGACCATATCCGCACGGGAGAAGCCACAACCGCCGCCGAACGACAGTCGAGTTTCGAGGAAATGATGCACATCGCCCTTGAAGCCACCAAGTTGATCCACGCCAACCCAACGATCGCCTGA
- the cdd gene encoding cytidine deaminase — translation MTAGELAKIAAEARASAYAPYSKFDVGAALLAENGAIFTGCNVENASYGLTICAERAAVFKAVSEGVRTFSAIAIAVPGAASPCGACRQVLNEFNPAMKVYLADENGILSRQTTLDVLLPDAFGPENLD, via the coding sequence ATGACAGCCGGGGAGTTAGCCAAAATAGCCGCCGAAGCACGCGCTTCGGCGTATGCACCGTATTCGAAATTTGATGTCGGAGCTGCCCTACTGGCTGAAAATGGTGCCATCTTCACCGGCTGCAACGTGGAAAACGCATCCTACGGCCTGACCATCTGTGCTGAGCGCGCGGCTGTCTTCAAAGCAGTTTCCGAGGGTGTCAGAACCTTTTCCGCCATCGCCATCGCGGTGCCCGGTGCCGCCAGCCCCTGTGGGGCATGCCGACAGGTTCTCAACGAGTTCAATCCTGCCATGAAGGTCTATCTGGCGGATGAAAACGGCATCCTGTCACGACAGACCACGCTCGATGTCTTGCTTCCGGATGCGTTCGGCCCGGAAAACCTTGATTAA
- a CDS encoding ABC transporter permease subunit encodes MRVFLILFRKEFKNYFLTPFGWVVLGLVLLMQGMSMTSAMEKMKDAPLSENFLMVSFSAPNFWFYFLFIFPLLTMRLFAEEEKTGTLETLMTAPVTSAQVVLSKYLAAFSFYAILWLPILLHLKIFTMITGNPPPYEAGHVIGTYAILLLMGSFFLAIGCLASTLSSSQIVAGIITIAILVMLFFMGFVPYYTGEGFQAVGLFHYVSIQEHLAQFARGMIDTRPIVYYLSMAAFFLFLTHLTLDFRRWKS; translated from the coding sequence ATGCGCGTATTTCTCATACTGTTCCGCAAGGAATTCAAAAACTACTTCCTCACCCCTTTTGGCTGGGTGGTTCTAGGCCTTGTCTTGCTGATGCAGGGGATGTCCATGACTTCAGCGATGGAGAAAATGAAGGATGCCCCGCTGAGTGAGAACTTCCTCATGGTTTCCTTCAGCGCCCCGAACTTCTGGTTTTATTTCCTCTTTATTTTTCCATTACTGACGATGCGCCTGTTTGCAGAGGAGGAAAAAACAGGCACATTGGAGACCTTGATGACCGCACCGGTCACCAGTGCCCAGGTCGTGCTTTCCAAGTATCTGGCCGCGTTTTCCTTTTATGCGATCCTGTGGCTTCCCATCCTGCTGCATCTCAAGATTTTCACCATGATCACCGGCAACCCGCCCCCCTACGAAGCGGGTCATGTCATCGGCACTTACGCCATCCTGTTATTGATGGGCAGCTTCTTCCTTGCGATCGGCTGTCTCGCCTCAACGCTGAGTTCCAGTCAAATCGTCGCGGGAATCATTACCATCGCGATCCTGGTGATGCTCTTTTTCATGGGCTTTGTCCCCTACTACACGGGTGAAGGATTCCAGGCTGTGGGCCTGTTTCACTACGTCTCCATCCAGGAACACCTCGCTCAGTTCGCCCGTGGGATGATCGACACCCGGCCCATCGTCTACTATTTGAGCATGGCTGCATTCTTCCTTTTCCTCACACACCTCACCCTGGATTTCCGCCGGTGGAAATCCTGA